A region of the Atribacteraceae bacterium genome:
GGAAGAGGTGTCCTTGTTCAAAAAGAAGATGCGCTTCGCCCGGGAAATAGGAGCGAAGATCATCTCCACCAACCAGGGACCGCGGGAGAGGGCGGATGATTTTTACCGGTACATGGAAGAAGTGGTCCGGGAGGCGGAAATTCTAGACCTGATAGTGGGGCTGGAGACGGCCATGCCCGGTGATATACTTGAAACGGGACAGGATGCCGGGAAACTTATGGAACGGATCGGCTCACCTCAGGTCCGGCTGACCTACGACACCGGAAATATTTTCTATTCACAGCGGGGGAATATCAATCTCCCCGAAGATTTTCATGTTGCCCTGCCGTACTGCTCAAATCTACACTTCAAGGACGCCTGCCTACAGGATGACCGTTTGCACTACTGCGCGGTGGGTCAAGGACTAGTTAGCTTTGATCCTATTTGCCAAATGCTTCGCGAAGACCACCGCCATCTCCCGGTTACCGTTGAGGTTCCTTACTTCTTCGAAAGCCGGAACTGGTCTCGGTTCGATACCCTGGACGAGATCAAGCCGCTTGCTGCAGTGGAAGAAATAGTCCAAACTTCGCTGGACTTTATCCGGCAACGTCTCGGTATAGTGGATTAAAACATGCCGCGGGAAAGGGGATAAAGGGCTTGAAAATACGTTACGTTTGGGATGAACCGGGAGTTTCTATTCCAAAACCCTACCGGCGAACAGTGAGAATGGTTTTCGGTTCTGACCGTCAAGGAGTCAATGAACTCAGTCTCATCTCGGCGGTGATTGACCCTGGCAGTTCCACCGACCGGAGAGTGCGAAATCGGTTGGAGCTCATCTATATCATTTACGGAAAGGGGGTGTTTATTTGTAATGACCGCGAGTATCCAATCGAAGCCGATACCGCTGTATATGTGGAACCGGGAGACGTCGTGCAAATTCGCAATACTGGTGAGGAAACTTTGAAGCTCGCTTCGGTGCACCTCCAGTCCTACCGGGCGGAGGATCTTTATAAAACATTATTGGAAGCCGCCCAAATGGCGGTCACAAAATAATACTTCATGTATTGGGAGGAAAAAACCATGATTAAAAAGTATGTGCTGGGATTGCTGGTGGCTCTTTTGATGATGTCTCTGTCGGTCGGGGTCGCGTTTGGCGCGGATTGGCCGACACGGCCGATCAATATCATTGTATTCTCGGCGGCCGGTGGGTCAACCGATTTGAGTAACCGGGCTATCGCCGAAGCGATCAAACCCTACCTCGGAGTAGAAGTAGTGGTCTCCAACATGCCTGGTGCCCTGGGTGGAACAGCAACCGCCTATGTATGGTCGGCCCCTCGTGACGGGTATATTTGGTACGGTGCCTCAGAAGGGTTTTTGGGGCTGGCGGTGTTGGGAGCACACCATACCACCGCAGAGGATTGGGAG
Encoded here:
- a CDS encoding sugar phosphate isomerase/epimerase, whose product is MEWPVSVGANLYKGYDLVTVFQSLSRLGIRYVDLDFIKPPATFKGNAYLAHISEEDLGRSAEIRTMMTDHGLEAVTFSGHMYLVRAEEVSLFKKKMRFAREIGAKIISTNQGPRERADDFYRYMEEVVREAEILDLIVGLETAMPGDILETGQDAGKLMERIGSPQVRLTYDTGNIFYSQRGNINLPEDFHVALPYCSNLHFKDACLQDDRLHYCAVGQGLVSFDPICQMLREDHRHLPVTVEVPYFFESRNWSRFDTLDEIKPLAAVEEIVQTSLDFIRQRLGIVD
- a CDS encoding cupin domain-containing protein; translation: MKIRYVWDEPGVSIPKPYRRTVRMVFGSDRQGVNELSLISAVIDPGSSTDRRVRNRLELIYIIYGKGVFICNDREYPIEADTAVYVEPGDVVQIRNTGEETLKLASVHLQSYRAEDLYKTLLEAAQMAVTK